In Actinoplanes sp. NBC_00393, a single genomic region encodes these proteins:
- the narH gene encoding nitrate reductase subunit beta: protein MRIRAQVAMVMNLDKCIGCHTCSVTCKQTWTNREGTEYVWFNNVETKPGIGYPKHYEDQERWKGGWKLDSRGRLVLRSGGRAKRLSRIFANPDLPTIDDYYEPATFDKDILVNAPGGLADTPVKKPYSALTGEPTTIEWGANWEDSLGGATGQEDPNLAGLADKVKFEFEKTFMFHLPRICEHCLNPACVSACPSGAMYKREEDGIVLVDQDRCRGWRMCVSACPYKKVYVNHATGKAEKCTFCFPRIEAGQPTICSETCVGRLRYLGILWYDEDAVLAAASVPEADLLDAQRAVFLDPFDPAVQQAARDAGHPDEWIEAAKASPVWKLISEYRIALPLHPEYRTLPMVWYVPPLSPVLDAAGAAGRDDTDADDIFHTIQDLRIPVEYLASLFTAGDTEVAGGVLMKLAAMRSYMRARTLDGTVAQEILDGIGMTGAQVEAMYRLLAIAKYDERYVIPAAHARDAAALEAQAAAQPDCSLNCEGGPGMGENFHLIEGVRGLSLNPMRRRS from the coding sequence ATGCGCATCCGCGCGCAGGTCGCCATGGTGATGAACCTGGACAAGTGCATCGGCTGCCACACCTGCTCGGTCACGTGCAAGCAGACGTGGACCAACCGGGAGGGCACCGAGTACGTCTGGTTCAACAACGTCGAGACGAAGCCGGGCATCGGCTACCCGAAGCACTACGAGGACCAGGAGCGCTGGAAGGGCGGTTGGAAGCTCGACTCCCGCGGCCGCCTCGTGCTGCGGTCCGGTGGCCGGGCCAAACGCCTGAGCCGGATCTTCGCCAACCCGGATCTGCCGACCATCGACGACTATTACGAGCCGGCCACTTTCGACAAGGACATCCTGGTCAACGCTCCCGGTGGCCTGGCCGACACCCCGGTCAAGAAGCCGTACTCCGCGCTGACCGGCGAGCCCACGACGATCGAGTGGGGCGCGAACTGGGAGGACTCCCTCGGCGGCGCCACCGGTCAGGAGGATCCGAACCTGGCCGGGCTGGCCGACAAGGTCAAGTTCGAGTTCGAGAAGACCTTCATGTTCCACCTGCCGCGGATCTGCGAACACTGCCTCAACCCGGCGTGCGTCTCGGCGTGCCCGTCCGGCGCCATGTACAAGCGCGAGGAGGACGGCATCGTCCTGGTCGACCAGGACCGCTGCCGCGGGTGGCGGATGTGCGTCTCGGCCTGCCCGTACAAGAAGGTCTACGTCAACCACGCCACCGGCAAGGCCGAGAAGTGCACGTTCTGCTTCCCGCGCATCGAGGCGGGGCAGCCCACCATCTGCAGCGAGACCTGCGTGGGCCGCCTGCGCTATCTGGGCATTCTCTGGTACGACGAAGACGCCGTCCTCGCCGCCGCATCAGTCCCTGAAGCTGACCTGCTGGATGCGCAGCGGGCCGTCTTCCTCGACCCGTTCGACCCGGCCGTGCAGCAGGCCGCCCGCGACGCCGGCCACCCCGACGAGTGGATCGAGGCGGCCAAGGCCTCCCCGGTCTGGAAGCTGATCAGCGAATACCGGATCGCGCTGCCGCTGCACCCGGAGTACCGGACCCTGCCGATGGTCTGGTACGTCCCGCCGCTGTCGCCGGTGCTCGACGCGGCCGGTGCCGCCGGGCGTGACGACACCGACGCCGACGACATCTTCCACACCATCCAGGACCTGCGGATCCCGGTCGAATACCTGGCGTCGCTCTTCACTGCGGGCGACACCGAGGTGGCCGGCGGGGTGCTGATGAAGCTGGCGGCGATGCGGTCCTACATGCGGGCCCGCACCCTGGACGGGACGGTCGCCCAGGAGATTCTCGACGGCATCGGCATGACAGGTGCGCAGGTCGAGGCGATGTACCGGCTGCTCGCCATCGCCAAGTACGACGAGCGGTATGTCATCCCGGCGGCGCACGCGCGCGACGCCGCAGCCCTCGAAGCCCAGGCCGCGGCCCAGCCGGACTGCTCGCTGAACTGCGAGGGCGGGCCGGGCATGGGAGAGAACTTCCATCTCATCGAGGGCGTCCGGGGCCTGTCCCTCAACCCGATGCGGAGGCGGTCATGA
- the narJ gene encoding nitrate reductase molybdenum cofactor assembly chaperone, translated as MRARLFQLASLLLTYPDDELLAAGPELRAAADGFPQIEEFLDWLLATAPIEVQRHYVQTFDLRRRSGLYLTYYLHGDTRKRGMALLVLKQRYRAHGLRLADGELPDLLPVVLEFAATVGAGDGEAPLRQHRQGIELLHAALSSTRSPYAAVLDAVCAVLPQLTDEDRAALAALAFDGPPVETVGLDAVGLGPDLSPYAAACSVPEASR; from the coding sequence ATGAGAGCCCGGCTGTTCCAGCTCGCCTCGCTGCTGCTCACCTACCCGGACGACGAACTGCTCGCCGCCGGCCCGGAACTGCGTGCGGCGGCCGACGGCTTCCCGCAGATCGAGGAGTTCCTGGACTGGCTGCTGGCGACCGCGCCGATCGAGGTGCAGCGGCACTACGTGCAGACGTTCGACCTGCGGCGTCGGTCCGGGCTCTATCTGACCTACTACCTGCACGGCGACACCCGCAAGCGCGGGATGGCGCTGCTCGTGCTCAAGCAGCGCTACCGGGCACACGGGCTCCGGCTGGCCGACGGGGAGCTGCCCGACTTGCTGCCGGTCGTCCTGGAGTTCGCGGCCACCGTAGGAGCGGGCGACGGCGAAGCGCCGCTGCGTCAGCACCGGCAGGGCATCGAACTGCTGCATGCGGCACTGAGTTCGACGCGTAGCCCGTACGCCGCGGTGTTGGATGCGGTCTGTGCCGTGCTGCCGCAACTCACCGATGAAGATCGCGCCGCGCTCGCCGCCCTGGCCTTCGACGGGCCGCCGGTCGAGACCGTCGGCCTCGACGCGGTCGGCCTCGGGCCGGACCTCTCTCCCTACGCCGCCGCCTGCTCCGTTCCGGAGGCCTCCCGATGA
- the narI gene encoding respiratory nitrate reductase subunit gamma encodes MNTLLWVVIPYACLAVFVAGHIWRWRHDQFGWTTHTSQLLENRLLRLGSPLFHLGAFGVIAGHAMGLLVPASWTHALGVSEHTYHLVSVTGGVITGVMLVVGLALLIARRFVSGRIRRVTTRMDKVLYLALTAMVVLGMSGTVVINLFGDGYDYRESLAVWFRQIFYFQPDPSLMTGAPLVFQLHALGGFLFLALWPFTRLVHVWSAPLAYLSRPYVVYRRRRGPAPEPQPAPASVRNVVPGL; translated from the coding sequence ATGAACACCCTGCTCTGGGTCGTGATCCCCTACGCCTGCCTCGCCGTGTTCGTGGCCGGGCACATCTGGCGCTGGCGCCACGACCAGTTCGGCTGGACCACCCACACCAGCCAGCTGCTGGAGAACCGGCTGCTGCGGCTCGGCTCGCCGCTGTTCCACCTCGGCGCGTTCGGGGTGATCGCCGGGCACGCCATGGGCCTGCTGGTGCCGGCCTCGTGGACGCACGCCCTGGGCGTCTCCGAACACACCTACCACCTCGTCTCGGTCACCGGTGGCGTCATCACCGGCGTGATGCTGGTCGTCGGGCTGGCGTTGCTGATCGCGCGTCGTTTCGTCAGTGGCCGGATCCGGCGGGTGACCACCCGGATGGACAAGGTCCTGTACCTGGCGCTCACCGCGATGGTCGTCCTCGGCATGAGCGGCACCGTCGTGATCAACCTGTTCGGCGACGGGTACGACTACCGCGAATCGCTCGCCGTCTGGTTCCGGCAGATCTTCTACTTCCAGCCGGACCCGTCCCTGATGACCGGCGCTCCGCTGGTCTTCCAGCTGCACGCGCTGGGCGGGTTCCTGTTCCTGGCGCTGTGGCCGTTCACCCGCCTGGTCCACGTGTGGTCCGCGCCGCTCGCCTACCTGTCGCGGCCGTACGTGGTCTACCGCCGCCGTCGCGGCCCGGCCCCGGAACCGCAGCCCGCTCCCGCTTCCGTTCGGAATGTCGTACCCGGGCTCTAG
- a CDS encoding cysteine hydrolase family protein, which produces MTTLPDRPNTALLVIDVQNGVVAGAPRRDDVIANINALLDKARAEEVPVIWVQHSDDGLVQGSDEWAYVPELTRRDAEPLVHKNYGDSFEATDLESLLAERGVGRLVVTGAQSDACIRSTIHGGFVRGYDVTLVSDAHTTEDLSAYGAPAPEQVIAHTNLYWQWQSAPGRTAGLTETAKVDFAG; this is translated from the coding sequence ATGACGACCTTGCCTGACCGTCCGAACACCGCTCTGCTGGTCATCGACGTGCAGAACGGGGTGGTCGCCGGCGCCCCACGCCGCGACGACGTGATCGCCAACATCAACGCGCTGCTCGACAAGGCCCGTGCCGAGGAGGTGCCGGTGATCTGGGTGCAGCATTCCGACGACGGCCTCGTCCAGGGCAGCGACGAGTGGGCATATGTGCCCGAGTTGACCCGCCGCGACGCCGAGCCGCTGGTCCACAAGAACTACGGCGACTCGTTCGAGGCCACCGACCTGGAGTCGCTGCTCGCCGAGCGCGGTGTCGGCCGCCTCGTGGTGACCGGCGCGCAGAGCGACGCCTGCATCCGCAGCACCATCCACGGCGGTTTCGTGCGGGGCTACGACGTGACCCTGGTGTCGGATGCGCACACCACCGAGGACCTCTCGGCGTATGGTGCTCCAGCACCCGAGCAGGTCATCGCCCACACCAACCTGTATTGGCAGTGGCAGAGCGCTCCCGGCCGCACCGCCGGGCTGACCGAAACGGCGAAGGTCGACTTCGCCGGCTGA
- a CDS encoding carboxymuconolactone decarboxylase family protein has protein sequence MTDDYLPGIYQQFLSRFPEVAEAQGNLARTIRERNPFDSRTDRLLKLAIAIGAEAEGAVRSNVRKALQQGATLDEVRAVALSAVTTCGFPAAVAALGWIEEVAEAG, from the coding sequence ATGACCGACGACTACCTGCCCGGCATCTACCAGCAGTTTCTGTCGCGCTTCCCGGAGGTTGCCGAGGCCCAGGGCAACCTGGCCCGCACCATCCGGGAGCGCAACCCGTTCGACTCGCGCACCGACCGCCTTCTCAAGCTGGCCATCGCGATCGGCGCCGAGGCCGAGGGCGCCGTGCGCTCCAACGTCCGCAAGGCGCTGCAGCAGGGCGCCACGCTGGACGAGGTGCGGGCGGTCGCCCTTTCCGCGGTGACCACGTGCGGTTTCCCCGCGGCGGTCGCCGCCCTGGGCTGGATCGAGGAGGTCGCCGAAGCCGGGTGA
- a CDS encoding class I SAM-dependent methyltransferase, protein MTATDNLWLRKIAENPGHSRWYIDRFREMAARGDDLAGEARLIDAMVPRGSRILDAGCGTGRVGGHLAASGHEVTGVDLDPELIAEAQQNHPGPRWQVGDLSELALPDRFDAIVCAGNVMTFAAPASRVEILSRFATHLADGGRAVIGFGADRGYDFDDFLTDATKAGLTPDLLLSTWDLRPRTPDADFLVAVLRRSA, encoded by the coding sequence ATGACCGCCACCGACAATCTCTGGCTGCGCAAGATCGCCGAGAACCCGGGCCACTCGCGCTGGTACATCGACCGGTTCCGCGAGATGGCAGCCCGCGGCGACGACCTGGCCGGCGAGGCCCGGCTGATCGACGCGATGGTCCCGCGTGGTTCCCGCATCCTCGACGCCGGCTGCGGCACCGGCCGGGTCGGTGGCCACCTCGCCGCCTCCGGCCACGAGGTCACCGGAGTCGACCTGGACCCGGAGCTGATCGCCGAGGCCCAGCAGAACCATCCCGGCCCCCGCTGGCAGGTCGGCGACCTCAGCGAACTCGCCCTCCCCGACCGCTTCGACGCCATCGTCTGCGCCGGCAACGTGATGACCTTCGCCGCCCCCGCCTCCCGCGTCGAAATCCTGAGCCGCTTCGCCACCCATCTCGCCGACGGCGGCCGAGCGGTGATCGGCTTCGGCGCCGACCGCGGCTACGACTTCGACGACTTCCTCACCGACGCCACCAAGGCCGGCCTGACCCCGGACCTGCTGCTCAGCACCTGGGACCTGCGCCCCCGCACCCCGGACGCCGATTTCCTGGTCGCCGTCCTGCGCCGCTCTGCCTGA
- the erm gene encoding ErmE/ErmH/ErmO/ErmR family 23S rRNA (adenine(2058)-N(6))-methyltransferase, whose protein sequence is MRREHNRARRVFGQNFLFDPAAARLIADTAVIDPDIPVYEVGAGRGRLTVQLVRRSRRVIAYEIDPDLAGMLPEHRALTVRTDDFLAAQAPPGPFTVAGNIPYGLTSAVITWCLRAPGLRRATLLTQWEYARKRTGDYGRWSRLTVLTWPEFDWRLAGRVPAAAFRPVPRVDGGILVLDRRPVPLVPPDRMPGYRRLVELGFTGVGGSVHASLARRYGARRVSGAFRACRLDERVPVGAVWPEQWLTLFRLLR, encoded by the coding sequence CTGCGGCGCGAGCACAACCGTGCCCGCCGCGTTTTCGGACAGAACTTCCTTTTCGACCCGGCCGCGGCCCGGCTGATCGCCGACACCGCGGTCATCGATCCTGACATTCCCGTCTACGAGGTGGGCGCCGGGCGCGGCCGCCTCACCGTTCAGTTGGTGCGGCGGAGCCGGCGCGTCATCGCGTACGAAATCGATCCCGACCTGGCCGGCATGCTGCCGGAACACCGCGCGCTCACCGTGCGCACCGATGATTTTCTCGCGGCGCAAGCGCCGCCGGGGCCGTTCACCGTCGCAGGCAACATTCCGTACGGGCTGACGTCCGCTGTAATCACCTGGTGCCTGCGCGCGCCCGGCCTGCGGCGTGCCACCCTGCTCACCCAGTGGGAGTACGCGCGCAAGCGCACCGGCGACTACGGCCGCTGGAGCCGACTGACCGTGCTGACCTGGCCGGAGTTCGACTGGCGGCTGGCCGGGCGGGTGCCGGCGGCGGCGTTCCGGCCGGTCCCCCGCGTCGACGGCGGCATCCTGGTGCTGGACCGGCGGCCGGTTCCGCTGGTGCCGCCGGACCGGATGCCCGGGTATCGGCGGCTGGTCGAACTCGGCTTCACCGGGGTAGGCGGGTCGGTGCACGCCAGCCTCGCCCGGCGCTACGGAGCACGCCGGGTGTCGGGGGCGTTCCGCGCGTGCCGGCTGGACGAACGCGTCCCGGTCGGCGCGGTGTGGCCGGAGCAGTGGCTGACCCTCTTCCGGCTGTTGCGCTGA
- a CDS encoding DUF1918 domain-containing protein, which produces MIAQVGDRLVVKGKHVGDGNKVGVITRLQHEDGSPPYEVRWEDGHTGLIFPGPETHVERGSE; this is translated from the coding sequence ATGATCGCTCAGGTAGGCGACCGGCTCGTCGTGAAAGGCAAACACGTCGGCGACGGCAACAAGGTCGGGGTGATCACCCGGCTGCAGCACGAGGACGGCTCCCCGCCCTACGAGGTCCGCTGGGAGGACGGCCACACCGGCCTGATCTTCCCGGGCCCGGAGACCCACGTGGAGCGCGGCTCCGAGTAA
- a CDS encoding DoxX family membrane protein yields MATIGRHNITQLESVEAPGAMLTHAAARSLAVLRIATGFVFLWAFLDKTFGLGFSTPTERAWINGGSPTKGFLSSLETGPFAGFFHDIAGAGWANWLFMLGLLGIGLALILGIGLRIAAVAGALMMAFMWVAEWPLASGSSNPVVDYHVIYGIAGVVVALTYAGHTWGLGRWWAKLPLVQKNRWLI; encoded by the coding sequence ATGGCCACCATCGGTCGCCACAACATCACCCAACTCGAGTCCGTCGAAGCACCCGGCGCCATGCTGACCCACGCCGCGGCCCGTTCGCTGGCCGTCCTCCGGATCGCCACCGGGTTCGTCTTCCTGTGGGCCTTTCTCGACAAGACCTTCGGCCTCGGGTTCTCGACCCCCACGGAGCGTGCCTGGATCAACGGCGGCTCGCCCACCAAAGGTTTCCTCAGCTCGCTGGAGACCGGCCCGTTCGCCGGCTTCTTCCACGACATCGCCGGCGCCGGCTGGGCGAACTGGCTGTTCATGCTGGGCCTGCTCGGCATCGGCCTCGCACTGATCCTCGGCATCGGCCTGCGCATCGCCGCCGTCGCCGGCGCCCTGATGATGGCCTTCATGTGGGTCGCCGAATGGCCCCTGGCCAGCGGCTCCTCCAACCCGGTCGTCGACTACCACGTCATCTACGGCATCGCGGGCGTGGTCGTGGCCCTCACCTACGCCGGCCACACCTGGGGCCTGGGCCGCTGGTGGGCGAAGCTCCCGCTGGTCCAGAAGAACCGCTGGCTGATCTGA
- a CDS encoding PLD nuclease N-terminal domain-containing protein — protein sequence MTVRSWQDLSRGQKVAIAVVAPIEIALTTVAVVDLIRRPSSGVRGPKAAWWPVLFVQPFGPPSYLLWGRRSR from the coding sequence ATGACCGTACGTTCCTGGCAGGACCTGTCCCGCGGGCAGAAGGTGGCGATCGCTGTCGTCGCCCCGATCGAGATCGCCCTCACGACGGTGGCGGTGGTGGACCTGATCCGCCGGCCGTCGTCCGGCGTACGCGGCCCGAAGGCCGCCTGGTGGCCGGTGCTGTTCGTGCAGCCGTTCGGCCCACCGTCCTATCTGCTCTGGGGACGCCGGTCCCGATAG
- a CDS encoding histidine phosphatase family protein: MAEIVLVRHGQTEWSANGRHTSYTELPLTSEGERQARVVGEQLAGRTFAAVLSSPRKRARHTADLAGLTVTEVTEDLAEWNYGEYEGITTKQIRATRPDWSLWTDGCPGGESPEQAGARLDRVLARARELTADGDVALVAHGHCLRVAGARWVGLPPSAGGLLKLDTATLSVLGFEHEVDPVLITWNAPLPG, translated from the coding sequence ATGGCGGAGATCGTGCTCGTCCGGCACGGGCAGACCGAGTGGAGCGCCAACGGGCGGCACACCTCGTACACCGAATTGCCGTTGACCTCGGAGGGCGAACGCCAAGCCCGGGTGGTCGGTGAGCAACTCGCCGGGCGTACCTTCGCTGCTGTTCTCTCCAGCCCGCGTAAGCGGGCCCGGCACACCGCGGACCTGGCCGGGCTCACCGTGACCGAGGTGACCGAGGACCTCGCCGAGTGGAACTACGGCGAGTACGAAGGAATCACCACGAAACAGATCCGCGCCACCCGGCCGGACTGGTCGTTGTGGACCGACGGCTGCCCGGGCGGTGAGTCCCCGGAGCAGGCCGGCGCCCGGCTGGATCGGGTGCTCGCCCGGGCCCGCGAGCTGACCGCCGATGGCGACGTGGCGCTGGTGGCGCACGGGCACTGCCTGCGGGTCGCCGGGGCGCGCTGGGTCGGATTGCCGCCGAGCGCCGGCGGACTGCTCAAACTGGATACCGCGACCCTTTCCGTGCTCGGCTTCGAACACGAGGTGGATCCGGTCCTGATCACCTGGAACGCGCCGCTGCCCGGGTAA
- a CDS encoding LacI family DNA-binding transcriptional regulator yields MSRVTSADVARTAGVSRATVSYVLNDTPGQSISPATRSRVLAAAAGLGYAPSAAARALRTGRSDVVLCLLPDWPIGDEVGDLLGRLSTELARAGLTFVVHPGSPADRPAGEIWKAITPAAVIVFAGFSDGELDAMRAAGVAPVVALLGRASSDGRELEMPQRLAGRRQAEHLRATGHRRLGYAFPDDDRLRIFAEPRLAGVQACAGGDPQVEIVPLDPERAAEAVRRWRAGGVTGVCAYNDEVALAVLAGARRLGLSAPGDLAVIGVDDITAARLAVPPLTTVTTDQRRLAAHLAAIVLAAVSGRPAPPPPGDDLISIVIRESA; encoded by the coding sequence ATGTCACGGGTGACCAGTGCGGACGTCGCCCGCACCGCCGGGGTTTCCCGGGCCACCGTCAGCTATGTCCTGAACGACACGCCCGGTCAGAGCATCTCGCCCGCCACGCGCAGCCGTGTCCTCGCCGCCGCGGCCGGCCTCGGTTACGCCCCTTCGGCCGCCGCGCGAGCCCTGCGTACCGGGCGTTCCGACGTGGTCCTTTGCCTGCTGCCCGACTGGCCGATCGGCGACGAGGTCGGTGACCTGCTCGGCCGGCTCTCCACCGAACTGGCCCGGGCCGGGCTGACCTTCGTGGTGCATCCGGGCAGCCCCGCGGACCGGCCGGCCGGCGAGATCTGGAAGGCGATCACCCCGGCCGCAGTGATCGTGTTCGCCGGGTTCTCCGACGGGGAGCTCGACGCGATGCGGGCCGCCGGTGTCGCCCCGGTGGTCGCCCTGCTCGGCCGGGCCAGCAGCGACGGGCGCGAGCTGGAGATGCCGCAACGGCTGGCCGGGCGGCGCCAGGCCGAGCATCTGCGGGCCACCGGCCATCGGCGGCTCGGTTACGCGTTCCCCGACGACGACCGGTTGCGGATCTTCGCCGAGCCGCGCCTCGCCGGGGTGCAGGCTTGTGCCGGCGGCGACCCGCAGGTCGAGATCGTCCCGCTGGATCCGGAACGTGCGGCGGAGGCAGTACGCCGGTGGCGGGCGGGCGGGGTGACCGGCGTGTGTGCCTACAACGACGAGGTGGCCCTCGCGGTCCTGGCCGGGGCGCGCCGCCTCGGGCTCTCGGCGCCGGGCGACCTCGCCGTGATCGGGGTGGACGACATCACGGCGGCGCGTCTGGCCGTACCACCCTTGACCACGGTGACCACCGACCAGCGCAGGCTGGCCGCCCACCTCGCCGCCATCGTGCTGGCCGCGGTCAGCGGCCGCCCGGCCCCGCCGCCGCCGGGCGATGACCTGATCTCCATCGTCATTCGTGAATCCGCCTGA